Genomic window (Scleropages formosus chromosome 16, fSclFor1.1, whole genome shotgun sequence):
CTGTAGTGCAGAATGCTGAATTTTAATAACAAAGAATAAGCCACCAAATTATGAGCCAAGATCTATAAACCAATCTTTACTGAACAACCCTTCGGGTATGAAGATAATGCTCAGGAGGGATAAGAATGAAAGCACAAAACGATAGGCTTCCAGTGCAAAGCAATCCATAACCTCAGCAAACCCTGATTATTACTTGCAGGAAGTTCTCCTTGATTCTATGCCCCTGCAAATATTTTAACGTTAAAAGCACTGACATCTACAGCTGAAAGTGCAAAGTAATTGCTAAAGCGTGCAGAGGCGGGAgattaaaaatttaatgttaCGGCTAcatcaaaattcaaagcatGGGCTTCAAACCATCAGCTATTGATCTAAAAATGGTCCACAGTGACCTGCGCAGCCTAATCTGTTtagaaagtaaatattttcattgtgaaGGTGTGCAGGAACCAGAAATTACATGGAATTGTAAGGCTACCACTACACTGAGGTATGCCACCGTTTTAACTTCACATTAACAGCAAAGCAAACTTTAACCACAAACGAATTAGATTATGAAGCAGCGTTTGGTGTCTCCGTTCCTCTGCTGCTATACACCGAGACTGGACAAGAGAACGTGCGAAACGCTCTCACACAAAAAACCATTAAGTCTTTGGCTGTCAGTCATTATGCATATGTAACTGCTGCTCAGATGATCAATTAAACATGGCTGCCATTGATCAATCATTTCTTATACACAAGATTCAggtgcactgaaaaaaaacgacacaaaaaaattgcaatatttATCTTCCAAAAGACCCAACAGCAGAACATGGTCCTAAAAATAAGTTAGACATTTCTGTACTTACATCTTAAGCTGATCAGTGAACACATAATCAGTGAAGTCCTTCAACAACGGTGCAAAGTACACCTTCTCGTATAACGCGAGGCCTTTTCCAGCCATGTGCTCAACAGAGTTAAACCGTAGAACATAGTAGGGCTGAGGGACTGGTCCAAAAATTTCAAACACCtgacaaaagcaaataaagcactttaaaccaaacttttctctgaagcagtgACATACAAATGACGCATTAGTGAAAACAACAATCTTGACATACGAAACaagtttaaaactgaatttaattattttgactCACAGATATGTTAATTTTTGTGAACTGCTCCAAATATTTTCGGTAGTAATACTTATAGCCCCAAATCTGGATCCAAAATAAGGCTAAAGACAGTTTATAAAACACTGAGCATGGTAAGACAGCATGCATATCGATCAAAATATCTAACACTTATGCTTCTACAGAAGTCTTTGGTGTTCAGGCCACCAGTCAGAAGTCTTGGGTCAAAATTaataactgatgttttttttacaaaacatacagtacatcaagCCATTTACAGTGATTCAGCCATATATGCAGCTCAGTATTTTTTCCTGAAgaaatttacggtaagtaccttgctcaggaagcagggattcaaaccagaagCAGTGAATCAAACCTTAGCCCCTTTGAGTGCAAGCTGGCAGCTccattatgctacctgctcTGGTGTAACAGATGCACACCCATACTGCTAGCACAATTTCAAGTACTGTGCACAAGAGTAATTTTGTGAAAGCTGTTTTAATGGTCTCCTCCACATGGTTAGTCATGCAAGATTCCAAAAGCACCAAAACACAAATTATTACCTTCTAACTAAAAAGCCAAAGAGCAACAGCCTATCATTAAAATATGACAGATGCATAATAATGAAATTGGCTTGCTTGAAGacaattaaaaaattacttcTGCAGTGAACTGCGTTTGAGACGCACAAAGCCGAAAAATTGATACTCTGCAAGTAATGTGTGTAGAACATGTGAACGAGTGTGGATACATACCTTTCCGACTGACTGCCGATCTTTGTTAAAAACAACACTATCTTCATTTAGAGGAGGCATATCCTTCAATGACTGAATTattactgaaagaaaaacatattaaatttacatatatattgattcatttagcagatgcttttctccaaagcgacatacatctcagagaacactctttagtgtaaaaaaatgcatttgtaagAGTGTCAACAATAGATTGCTTGTGTATTAATGTGGACGAGTGCGCCAAATAATGCGTAACCAAGAGGTAAACAGCCAACCTTTGCTAGTTTCAGTAAAGACTTAAAGAGAATAAAAACTGGACTACAATCAATATGATCTAAGGGGGCATAACAGCTGTAAGGCTTTAATTTATGCTCTGTGGCAAGGCAATTGATGGCGATAAAATGgaagatgtatttttaaagcaaagttaAACCACTTAAATGGCTACACAAAGGACCAGTAGCTGTGAATTCAGGAAGAAGGTCAAAAGCACACCACTTCGTTTCCTTTATATTGTGAAGGGGAAAGGTCTCACCCTCTGCTGTAACACATAATCGACTGCAGACAAGAGTGCAGCTATTTTCAGTGAcagctgaaaaatacaaatgtgacTGCTAAAATTCTCCCAAGGCTATAAATTTATGGTGATGGAGACAACCTCCAGTTTATGTCCCAAGGCATCAgacaaaatgtgcacaaactgtGCCAAATGATGTGGCTCTGGgacaaaatattcaaaaagaAATGAGACACAGACTGGTCTTATATTTCTTTTGTGTGAAACACGTGTCAAAGTagcacactttaaaaaaaaattcttggaaTTAAAAGTTTGGGAAttttacataaatgtacattaattttAAGGGTAAGCCATAGGATATATATGGATATCATATACGGATATGATAGGGTCCATATCTCCTGATGAATAGGCTTTAAAAATTCCTTAAGGGCTACAAATGCCTTACCACTTCTAGAACACTCTGAGTACTTGCTATCAATGGCCACAACACAACCTTGCAAGTACCTGTCAAGCAACTCATCTTGACTGACCGACTGAAAACGTTACTTGGAAAGCCACGTGAATTTACCTACCTAATTTGTCAATTATTTGGGAAACAATCCCAATAGGCTGCATTTCTGCATGCTCTGGAAGATAAACCACCACGTCCTCCACAGCAGGCAGCTCCTACAGGATTAGAAGTTGAAAACATGAGATTCACTCAATGTGCTTTGAGCTACACCATTTACCCCGCAGGACTCTTGATGGTGCAGGATGCCTCCACTTGCCCTCCACGACACAAATCAGTGCCCACTGACATGTGACTTTTCCTTCCCTGTCTACATGCAAAAAGAAATCTGATTTCAAATTATGTTAGCAGAAAACATGCTTGAGAAACAAATACGCAACAGTGACACtgtacatgttattttttaGTATGTGTCTTCTAGGCACATAAATGGTAACTAAAGACAATATTTGAGCCAAAAGATTACAATGGCAACTTTTATAAGACATATGACATGACTGAGGATTCTTTATTTTGGCACTCCTGCCTATGAAGAAATTCTGTGgctgcaaagttttttttctgtaaaataaagtCCACAATGACCATAAAAATCACAATTGCCGATGTAAAGTCttaaaagaggaaaatgtactactcaaaatttcagataaatatttgttaaaacCTGTTaccagtatttaaaaaaaaaaaacgaaaagaaaaaatttgCTAATGACAACAGTCCAGCACTGAACTGATGTTAAACAAATTAAAGTTACGAGCTGAAAAGGATCTACACCCACAACCCTAACTGATATTTCAATGTGACTGTGGAAAAGACATTGCtatacactttcagaaccaaCACAAGAGAGCTATTCTGCATATCTACGCAACATGTTGGACACACCTTTTAAGCAGGGCTGCATCAGTCTGCAAATTCTCTAGTACAGTGCAACAACTCATCCTACCTGGAAGTCGGCACTAATCAGTTTCCTTTCACCTGCTCCCAATACCACTTGTacctgggacagcaggtggcacagcacctAGTGCAACCGTCTTGCATTACAAGGGCCCAGGTCGCAATCCCACCCTCAACTGTAATCTTTTTCAAGACACTTACCggaaaatgctccagtaaaaattactctgctgtataaatgtgtaaattggtGCAACTAGTTTAAAATCGTGAACCGTGAAGAAAGAGTCAGCGAAATAATAAACAGTGCATCTGCATATTTCTGAAAGAGAACACATCTGAAGCCTCCACCTGGGTGCTGCTTTATCATCTCAGTCATAGATACTTGACACCTTCCCCATTAAGTCTTTTTCAGtcagatttttaatttaaggGCAGCAGTTCAAGTATATCCAGATTTTCAGTCAGACTGGTGGTTGGATTTGCACTGGGCCACTTAGTTTGAGCAGAcagttctctctctcacacacacacacacacacaaattaaagcACTGCACAATTTGTATGCATAATGATTTGCAAGTAAAAGTCTTCCAAAAAAAGCATAGCTGCAACTATGGTCGAAAGCGAAGCATTATTTAGAAAGAACGCATATCCTGAAGCTCAGACGCCTGAAAATAATTGGACTttggaaaagcaaaaatttaACTGTACAAAAATGTGTAACAGAAAGATATACAACTGACCTATTCAATAAACACTTCAAGCAAATCACCTAGTAACTGCACGTTTTAAGACCGCAATGTACCAAAgatttataaaatgtttctAAACTGCTAGCAAGACAGATGTGTGCTGATGGAGTGAGAAACGACAAACCCACAGCATCCTGCATTACCAGTAAACAGCAATAGCACCAAGAGAAGTGCATTTCATCGTATTGCAACACTGTGTGCAAATTACCACTAATGacagcacatttttcagtgaCTCCCAAGCTTTTCCACACATTTCATCACGAACACACGAGAGCTTTGAAGTACAGCCTTGAATAGTATCACATGTGGTTTATTTATCCCACAAATCTACAGGCGGCAGAACATCAACACAGAACTAAGCATAAAGCATATAAAATAATTAggagatttttttcattcattttacatgATCAAACAAAGGCCCGAAGGAAGGTCATGAAATTAGCGACTACGACAATATATTTAGTTGCATATTATATTTGCTGGGCAgcaggatttgaatccagctcagtgtatgtggtgtttgcatgtttcccccatattcgtgtgggtttcctctcattgtctccaatacaaaaaaatgtgtttcaggtgaattcgTGTCTCTAAAATACTTGTAATGtgtgagagaaagtgtgtgagaTTGGCCTGTGaagaactggcatcccatgAACCCTGCTTCACCCCCTGGTGCCTCTGTGACAAGCTCCAGACCACAAGAATCAGTGTCAGCTGAAAAGTTCACAGACAACAGGGAAAAATCTGTCGGCATTCattgttaacattttaatttcgtTCAACATATCtttcataaaatttatttaaaacggTTTGCCCAGTACATGAAAGTGGACATATTGACAAAAGCCATCGGACAGCTGACCTAAAACCGTACTTGGAAGGAAGCTGAATTTCATGTGCCAATGCATTCAAAACTACACCCCAACATTCAGTTTAGATTATATCAGAATGACAGCACTTTGCCTCAAACAGATGTATGGTGACAACTTGCATGCACTGAACCACTCTGACAGAGACATGCAAGACagataaatatacatttctacAAAGGGAAAGGGCTTTTTTTATATACAGGAATTACACTTACACAGAGCAGATGGCAAGTGAGCCACCGAAAGACCTAGATCAAGATATGGAGCTGAAGATCTCTGGCAAGACAGATTTTCCACATTAAGGTGCCAAAAATACTCATATCACTGTCCTATGAATCCCTAAATACATAATtgtcctttgtttctttttcaagtTAAATCTCCTTAGTCTTAAGGGAAATAGATATGGTCAACCATAAGGATTTCTTCAGTCTCAGAAATGACTGAAACAAGATATAAATAGACATTAGTTAGATGCCATTTACATTACAACTAAAGttgtttttaaagacaaaagAGGAGAGAGGATGGGAAAGGAACCAAATATCCAAAGAAAGGAGGAACGAATAGCTTCCTGTCTCAAAGTTCTTTTTGACAATCTCATGACTCCCAAATCCACTCATAACACCAAAACCAGTGATGGAGAGCTGTCATTAAAACGGATGGAGGGGCAAAAAACTGCAAATCAAAACATGTTCAAGGGCTGGCCTTGTGGCTCACAACTGACACATATCATTCAAAAAGAAGGGCTGCAGGTCcaacagtgtaaaacactgaaTGATACAAAAACTTGCAACAAACAATATGTTCCTTCCTATCTACTTTCAAAATACTTCATTTTTATGTTATCCCAGCAATACCACTTTTAATCACCTGTTAGTGCTCTGATGGAGGAAAGCAAAGGACAGGCTGAAACAGCCTGATTAACTGTAGAGTGGCAAACATCAGTTACCAAGGGCCACATGTAATGAGAATTAAGATTCATGTCATCTATACAGCGACGTTTTTAGAGTACAAATATGCCAAGAAACACACGTTTGCATAATGGGGtgctgaagtttaaaaaaaattccaaaagcTGCACTACATGAACTATAAACTGTACAAACTGTTGAAACTGCAAGTTTGAAAACAGTACTGTCTACTGGCTCTTTCTACAGACCACAAGGCTACagcttttctttatatttattttatatatttatttaatatgtagCTTGTGTGTGCCTCACCCACCTCAATCAGAATTTCACCTTGCGTTTTAACTGGTGCAGCATTATTCCCATCGACGACATCATCATCCTCTTCACCAACAGCAGCCGTAGGTCCggatgaggaagatgatgaggatgaagatgaaTCTGAATCACTGAGGAAAACATTGAGGACAAAAAATAACACCACTGAGCAGACAAGAGTGTGGAGGTAAAAGACAGTATCTTTCAAATATGCAGAGGTACAGAGGCATGAATGAACTGCTCAACCAAAACTACCGTACAAAATTGGTACCTGTCTGATGAAGAGTCTTCAGACGAGCTGCTGTCGTCACTATCTTCAGATACAAATTGCTCTTTCTCATCTTTCAATGGCATTTGAGCCTCAGGGAACATGGGATTGTTACTGCTAGAAAAGTCCAGGTTTCCCTGAGTCGTTGCAGAGCCCTCACTGAATACCAGAGTTTCCATTTTTGTGGACACAGATACTTCCATATCTTCACCCGAAGCTTTGCATCCTGGGGCAACTTCAGGGCCACGTTCACATAGCTCATGTACGTCCATATTTTCCTCCTTGGAGGTTTCAGTTATAATGGAAGCTTGCATCTTGCTGAAGATCTCTGGCTCATCTTTATTAACATCTGAGATGGTACTCTGACGGTCTGGTTTGTTGTGGGCCTCGTCATTTACTCCTGAAGAGGGGTCTGCATGAGGTTCCTCAGCCAAAGTAGGAATGCTCTCCCCAACCGCATCATTGGCACGGTCCATATTTGATTCAGCTTGGTCACCCATCTCAATGGCTAAATCCTGAACTAGTGAAAGTAAAAGTAACTTGACATCCACTCCAAACAGGGACATACAAGCAACATTAAGGTACTCAAATTGCATTTACATGAGGCATCAGGTGGCACTGTGGTAAAGCCAGCACACTGGACTcagtgtttgaatcccacctcttccTAATCTAATGAGTGTGGATACACCAAACCGAAACCACTTACACTCTTCTATCCAaagcagagtaaacaaaaagtgcattcaattttccccattttatttACTGACCTGACACACtgttctcaaaagtgacttattaTTATACTGCTAAGGTACcttctttacccattttaaataaatggcagatttatacagctgggaattgtTTTTACTACAACAGTTCAGGTCAGTATTATTGtagctcaagggtagtacagcaggaggtgggtttttAAGCCTGAGGCCCTATCAATTcaataggatttgaacctgcagcctctaACAAACACTAGGCAGCTAAAATTGATTTACCACCATTTTCTTCTTGGCACCATTCGGCTGCCTAAAAGAAGTGACACGTGAAAGCAAAATACGTGGGTTAAAGGAACAAATGAAATGGTGAAAGACTACAAATCCAGCATGATGGTGAGCTCGGCCCGgggacaaataaaaataaaatggagaGTTTTGCTGTATTATCCTTgcaaaaattataatttaaaacacTCACTGACTGTACACTGCGTGATCTAACTCACTCACAAATGAAATTTCTGAAATTGACCTGCCAATGATTGAATTTCATAACACTGAGTCAAcaattaaagctaaaatgttcACCTACCTAGATTAGCTATCGAACAACAACGTGTGTcgcacagaaacaaaaaaagtcgAACTGTTTTTCTGAACCCAGCCGGCGCAAACTACGACATTCATCCACCAACATTTTAACATTGCTCTCGAACCGGCAAATGTACAACAACCagtagtaaataataaaaaatttaccTTACCACATCGACATTAATTAACAGAACCGCTGCGAAAGTCAAAATAGCGACACGTTCCTCACTCTCCCGCGTCTACACACGTCGCACGTGCTCAGAATTCCAAGCACTTCCGGATGCCATTTTGCGTAGAGGTTACGTGATTGCGTCACACAGACGTTACGCTTTTTTTTCAACCGATTCCGACGTCACGCCAGAGGGACGTTTGCGCGACCGTTTGGAACGGGAATTTGTACGATTAGTCTGTCAAGCAGATATATATATAGCGAATTCCTTCCATTTATATCTATAACGAACtgatattatatatttttgtcagtTCAATGCGAGGACATTAACAAGTTATTGAACTTGATTGTTGAATAACTATAAGACTGGTCTacatgaggggtgcggtggcgcagtgggttggaccgcagtcctgctctccagtgggtctggggttcgagtcccgcttggggtgccttgcgatggactggcgtcccatcctgggtgtgtcccctccccctccggccttatgccttgtgttaccgggtaggctccggttccctgtgaccctgtatgggataagcggttctgaaaatgggtgtgtgtgtgtgtggtctacatgattacaataaattattcagtGAAATTATACCACCAAGGAATAAAATGTAGACTTTTTCTGTTGCTTCCACGTTTAAATGTTGTGTTTGCTGACTTGAAACccgtggttagggttagggctaatagaaatatttacagtgtaTTCAGTATATTACtatgtatttgtatatatgtTTGATTCCCTTGGCAAGAGAGTGATGTGACCCTTGTCTTATTACTAGAACATAgaatttttagtgttttatagTGTTAGACAGctgaatgggattcaaaccaagaaccttcagatTGCCAGGTGACGGTTTTAACCTCTACGCAACCAAACGCCACATGTACAGTGTCAGCCATGGCACAGAAAGTGGCTTGTTCCAGTTTCCATTCTAGCATGGTTATGGTACctgttaataaatgaaaacccttcagtttttcagtaatgAGGAAACCACTCCAGCACATTTGTTTAATGCACTGAAAACAGGTGTGTTATGATTCACCTCAAGCTTTAATCAAAATGAGCTATGAACTGTGATAATGTGCTGTCCTCTCAGCCCTCAGTGTGACTCTGCATGAGGTCACTGCACTGCAAGACTTCCACTAATAAACACAACTATATATTTGTCCAAGAATACAAGACATGTCCTTGACCCtgatttaaataaagcaatgcaATAAATATCCTGTGGAAGTTCAGAGCTCCTTTGAAGCAGTTGTTTCTTCTTCAGTGCTTTCACTTTTTGGGGAATCATATTTCAGAAGACAAATTAGCAGAGGAAGGTGAAAAattgttcatcatcatcatcatcaaaaatTGTTGATCATTATATCATTATATGTTCCAAAATATATACTACCAAGTCACTGTTGCCCTTATGAGAAAGCAAATAATGCAGAGGTAAGAACCCAAGTCATTAATATAATATGAATCTTGGGTTATAAATATCTGTATTACCGTCAATGTAAAATAATcaaattgtttgtttattattaatataagtCTGGTTGATCTCTTCTGTGTACAAAAGCGTACTTAAGCAGAAGAAAAACGATTTAGTCCATTCATTGGAATCTAACAAATGACAGCATCACCTGTGATGGAAAAGTAGAAAGCAAAGTGAAGAAAACTCAGTGCAATTACTTGTCatgttgatgtaatacacacTTATTAGTTAAAATTCTTCAAGTTTTTT
Coding sequences:
- the naf1 gene encoding H/ACA ribonucleoprotein complex non-core subunit NAF1, whose translation is MGDQAESNMDRANDAVGESIPTLAEEPHADPSSGVNDEAHNKPDRQSTISDVNKDEPEIFSKMQASIITETSKEENMDVHELCERGPEVAPGCKASGEDMEVSVSTKMETLVFSEGSATTQGNLDFSSSNNPMFPEAQMPLKDEKEQFVSEDSDDSSSSEDSSSDSDSDSSSSSSSSSSGPTAAVGEEDDDVVDGNNAAPVKTQGEILIEELPAVEDVVVYLPEHAEMQPIGIVSQIIDKLVIIQSLKDMPPLNEDSVVFNKDRQSVGKVFEIFGPVPQPYYVLRFNSVEHMAGKGLALYEKVYFAPLLKDFTDYVFTDQLKMSKGSDASWKNDQEPPPEALDFSDDEQEKAARQKKNKKQVKRQRWPDQGEDDNNSSQSVHSRQPAESRRGGGGYRGPGFSHQPAEGFHNRCFPHSNATMMTWAPHRRLHPLNNRMMVENRPLTVPPPYPVPFQHQPPYMPRFPPPPLPGHMTMPWPSPPMGPPPTLHAMTFGHVPPPPPPPPPTPSTQPQ